The Xiphophorus couchianus chromosome 14, X_couchianus-1.0, whole genome shotgun sequence genome includes a region encoding these proteins:
- the LOC114156958 gene encoding polymeric immunoglobulin receptor-like produces MKMISRILLLLILSSCLCAATFVVNVTQSSYQAEENHSITLEWTFTTKTQGSSRNLFIYCSLVAPHKESVLYQVHEGVEIPDSQDEQFSGRVQIDKDVLREGRIRLHVSRLRTEDSGLYVCEVKTEDGSNNAECRLNVIEPKEVLIHAKVGDDVILPCHLEPPFDVKSLIIEWRFQGQIIHLHHSGAKDDVISDPKYQGRTSMFHDEFKKGNISLRLIKVTKEDEGNYTCFVPKLQSQVRKGKVTLKLDGNGAQDNLTDTGGPQPGVIGGVVVGALIIILIFITYYAVRRHRGEQIFPCWNNKSQNEQGRNDGDRRGNGKPRRWS; encoded by the exons ATGAAGATGATCTCCAGGATCCTGctgctcctcatcctcagcTCATGTCTCTGTG cAGCAACATTTGTAGTGAATGTGACACAGAGCAGCTATCAGGCAGAGGAGAACCACAGCATCACTCTGGAGTGGACCTTCACCACCAAGACTCAGGGATCCTCCAGGAATCTGTTCATCTACTGCAGCTTGGTGGCTCCTCATAAAGAATCAGTTCTCTATCAGGTCCATGAAGGAGTTGAGATTCCAGATTCTCAGGATGAACAGTTTTCAGGACGAGTCCAGATTGACAAAGACGTCCTCAGAGAAGGACGAATCAGACTCCATGTGTCCAGACTGAGGACTGAAGACTCTggtctgtatgtgtgtgaagtgaaaactgaagaTGGTTCCAACAATGCAGAATGTCGACTCAACGTTATTG AACCGAAGGAGGTTCTGATACATGCAAAGGTGGGAGACGACGTTATTCTGCCATGTCATCTGGAGCCTCCATTTGACGTGAAGAGTCTAATAATCGAATGGAGATTCCAGGGTCAAATAATACATTTGCATCACAGTGGAGCTAAAGATGATGTAATTTCAGACCCAAAGTACCAGGGCAGAACCTCTATGTTCCATGATgagtttaaaaaaggaaacatttcccTCAGATTGATCAAAGTAACCAAGGAGGATGAAGGGAATTATACTTGTTTTGTTCCCAAACTGCAAAGTCAAGTCAGGAAGGGGAAAGTTACTCTAAAACTTG ATGGAAATGGAGCCCAAGACAACTTGACTGATACTGGAG GACCTCAACCTGGAGTTATTGGTggtgttgttgttggagcactcatcatcatcctcatcttcatcacatACTACGCTGTACGTCGCCACAGAGGTGAACAAA TTTTTCCATGCTGGAACAACAAGTCTCAAAATGAACAAGGGAGAAATGATGGAG aTCGCAGAGGAAATGGCAAACCAAGGAGATGGAGCTGA